The following coding sequences are from one Fibrobacter sp. window:
- a CDS encoding hydrogenase maturation protease, translated as MKDQGILITNNSSILIYGFGNPGRSDDALGILFSEKLEQLNLPDMSFESNYQLNAEDALLISEFDIVIFTDASYSPESFSFKRLSPAPEVSFTTHSMHPSSVVALCNELYDKHPLCFIMEIKGYEWELREEISERARENLERALEFILPILKDREEFEKIG; from the coding sequence GTGAAGGATCAAGGAATATTGATAACCAATAATTCTTCTATTCTGATATATGGGTTTGGAAATCCCGGGCGCAGTGATGATGCGCTCGGGATTTTGTTTTCGGAGAAACTGGAACAACTCAATCTTCCGGACATGTCATTTGAAAGCAACTACCAGCTTAATGCTGAAGATGCGCTTCTTATCTCTGAATTTGATATCGTGATTTTTACCGATGCCTCCTATTCTCCTGAAAGTTTCAGCTTCAAGCGCCTCTCCCCTGCCCCAGAGGTAAGCTTCACTACCCATTCCATGCACCCCTCATCGGTTGTCGCTCTCTGCAATGAACTCTATGACAAGCATCCGCTCTGTTTTATTATGGAAATCAAAGGGTATGAGTGGGAGTTGCGGGAAGAGATATCAGAGAGAGCTCGTGAAAATTTAGAGAGGGCTCTGGAATTTATTCTCCCGATATTGAAAGACAGAGAGGAATTTGAGAAGATCGGGTAG